TCGGAGTCGAAGACCGCGAGCGACTGGTAGGTCAGGCAGGTCAGCGGGCTGACGAGCTCCTTGTCGTCGCTCGCGCCGATCCCCAGCGCGGTCGCCTCGGCGATCCACTGCGCCTGGATGGCGGTGTTGGGCGCGAGCACGACGGCGCGGGTGTCGGCGTGGGCGCGGAGCTCCGCGGCGACCGCCTCGAGGCCGACCCGCGTCTTGCCGGCTCCCGGCGGCAGCACCACCCAGGCCCGCGGGTGCTCCGCGCCGTCCCACGCGCCGGCGAGCGCGGCGAGCGCCTCGCGCTGGTGGACGCGCAGCGGGGGCGGGTCGACGACCGTCACCGGCACGACCTCCTCCTGGCGCTGGTGCGGGGGAATGGTCGCACGTCTGGTCAGTCTTACCTGACCGACGTACTCTTTACTCATGCAGGTAAATCGCTCGGTCGCGTCGGAGGCACGTCGCGCCCAGATCCTCGACGCGACGATCGCCGTCGTCGCCGAGGAGGGGTTTGCCCGGGCGAGCTTCGCGCGGATCGCCGAGCGCGGCGGGCTCTCCAGCACCCGGCTGATCAGCTACCACTTCGCCGGCAAGGACGACCTCGTCGCCGCGCTCGTCGCGCACGTCGTGGACGGCATCGGCGAGCACGTCGGCGCGCGGGTGATGGCAGCCGACACCGCTCGCGGCCGGCTCGCGGCCTACGTCGAGGGCGTCATCTCCTACGCGGACACCCACCGCGCGCCGATGTCCGCGCTGCTCCAGGTCGCGATGGCCGGCGCGGGCGGCGGCGCGATGGACGCCCCGAGCGACCTCTCCCACCTCGAGCGGATCCTGCGCGCCGGCCAGGAGGCGGGGGAGATGCGCTCCTTCGAGGTCGCCGTCATGGCGTCGACGATCCAGCGGTCGGTGGAGACGGTGCCGTTCGCGCTGCAGGCCGACCCCGACCTCGACTGCGCGGCGTACGCCCGCGAGCTGGTCGAGCTCTTCGACCGCGCGACCCGGGCCGACGAGATGGCCGACCCGTGACCGTCCTCCGCCCCGTCGTCGGCATCGCCGGCTCGACCGCGCTCTACTACCTCCTGCGCCACCTCGGCGTCAGCGTCTACGCCGCGCTCGTCGTCGGCGCGGTCGTCTCGCTCGCGCCCGCCTGCGTCTCGCTGCTGCGCGGCCGCCGGCCGAGTGGGCTCGAGGCGTTCTTCACGGTCCTGCTCTTCGCGAGCTTCGCGGTCGCGCTGCTTCCCGGCGACGAGCGGTTCCTGCTCGCCAAGGACGCGCTCGTCACCAGCGGCGTCGGCTGCTGGTTCCTCGCCAGCCTGCGCTGGGCCGACCGCCCGCTGGCCTACCAGTTCGCCAAGCCGATGATCGAGGGCCGCGGCGGTTGGGTCGGTGACTGGGAGCGGCGCTGGCGCGAGGACGAGTGGTTCCGCCGGATGTGGCGCACCTCGAGCGCCTGGTGGGCGGCTGGCACGCTCGCCGACGCGGTCGCGCGCGTCGTGATGGCGTACACGCTCCCCGCCGACGTCGTGCCCGGCCTCAACCTCGCGATGTACGTCGTCACGCTCGTGGTGCTCAACGTGGTGACGACCGTCGTCTACGTCCGGGCCGGCGCGATCAGGGGTCGGCGCCCGATGGCCGATCACCCCTGAGGCGGTGCCGGTGCGGGGACATCGGCCGTTCCTCGGACGGGGCGGCCGGTCAGGACGCATGCTGCTCCTTGCGAGTCCAAGGGGGAACCACATGCGCAAGAAGCTCGCGGGCGCCGTCGCCTGCCTCACCATCGGTGCACCGCTCCTGGTGCTCGTCACTCCTGCCGAGGCCGCCGTCCCGGCGCAGTGGCAGAACTGCACCGTCGTCAACAACCGTCTGCCGCACGGGGTCGGCCGGGCGAACGCCCGTGACCGGACGTCGGGCACGCCGGTCACGAACTTCCGCCGTGACACCGCGCTCTACAACACCGCGATGCGGGCCAACCGAGGCCTCGACCGCGACGGCGACGGAATCGCCTGCGAGAAGGCCTGAGCCGGGCTCACCCGACCCGAACCACCAGGTCAGCCGACTCCCGCGTCGAGGCGACCAGCCGCGCATTGGCCTCGTCGCTGCGCTCCACCCACTGCCGGGCGGCGGCGGACGACTTGCCGAACTCCTCGTGCCGCGCGACCAGCCGCGAGCGGCGGAGGTCGTCGTCGACCTCGACGAACCACACCTCGGCGAGGTGGGGGCGTACGCGCTCCCACCCGCCGGAGGGCAGCAGCAGGTAGTTGCCCTCGGTGACGACGAGCCGCGCGGACGGCGGGATCGCGATCGCCGCGGCGACCGGCTGCTCGAGGTCGCGCTCGAAACCGGGCACGTAGAGCACGGCTTCTGGCGCGGAGTGGAGACGGGCGAGCGCGGACACGTATCCGTCGACGTCGAAGGTCTCCGGTGCACCCTTGCGGTCGCGCAGGCCGAGCCGGTCGAGCTGGACGTCGGCGAGGTGGAAGCCGTCCATCGGCAGGTGGCCGACGTCAGGCGCGAGCGCGGCGAGGAGGGCGGCGGTCAGCGTCGACTTCCCGGCGCCCGGTGGGCCGGTGATGCCGAGGACGGCGCGGCCGGGGCCGTCCAGGAGGCGACGCGCGCGGTCGACCAGCTCGTCGGTCGTCACCGCACACCGGTCCCGTTGAACCGCACGCCGCCCGATCCCGTACGACCCCGGAGTGGCGCGGTCGCTCGGCCGCGCACCCCCGCCGGAACCGGAGGAACGCCATGCACGCGAAGTCTCGAACGGGCGCGGTGGCTGCGGCCACCCTGCTCACGCTGTCCGTCACCGCCGCACCCGCCCTCGCCTCGTCGAAGCACGACGTCATCCGCGCCGACCTGGTCCCGAGCCAGCCGACCTCCGGCACGGTCAACGGCCTCCCACCGGGGTCGGCGCCGTGGGTGCTCGACCGCGGGGAGGTCCGGGTCCGCGACGACGGGCGGATGGACGTACGTCTCGAGGGGTTCCAGATCCGGCGACCCGACGGCACGCAGGACAACCCGATCGTCTCGATCACGGCGGTCCTCTGCTGCGCCGGCACGGCTGTCGCCGACAGCGGCCCGCAGGCGCTCT
This genomic interval from Nocardioides palaemonis contains the following:
- a CDS encoding TetR/AcrR family transcriptional regulator — translated: MQVNRSVASEARRAQILDATIAVVAEEGFARASFARIAERGGLSSTRLISYHFAGKDDLVAALVAHVVDGIGEHVGARVMAADTARGRLAAYVEGVISYADTHRAPMSALLQVAMAGAGGGAMDAPSDLSHLERILRAGQEAGEMRSFEVAVMASTIQRSVETVPFALQADPDLDCAAYARELVELFDRATRADEMADP
- a CDS encoding VC0807 family protein — protein: MTVLRPVVGIAGSTALYYLLRHLGVSVYAALVVGAVVSLAPACVSLLRGRRPSGLEAFFTVLLFASFAVALLPGDERFLLAKDALVTSGVGCWFLASLRWADRPLAYQFAKPMIEGRGGWVGDWERRWREDEWFRRMWRTSSAWWAAGTLADAVARVVMAYTLPADVVPGLNLAMYVVTLVVLNVVTTVVYVRAGAIRGRRPMADHP
- a CDS encoding excalibur calcium-binding domain-containing protein is translated as MRKKLAGAVACLTIGAPLLVLVTPAEAAVPAQWQNCTVVNNRLPHGVGRANARDRTSGTPVTNFRRDTALYNTAMRANRGLDRDGDGIACEKA
- a CDS encoding nucleoside/nucleotide kinase family protein — its product is MTTDELVDRARRLLDGPGRAVLGITGPPGAGKSTLTAALLAALAPDVGHLPMDGFHLADVQLDRLGLRDRKGAPETFDVDGYVSALARLHSAPEAVLYVPGFERDLEQPVAAAIAIPPSARLVVTEGNYLLLPSGGWERVRPHLAEVWFVEVDDDLRRSRLVARHEEFGKSSAAARQWVERSDEANARLVASTRESADLVVRVG